From one Vespula vulgaris chromosome 25, iyVesVulg1.1, whole genome shotgun sequence genomic stretch:
- the LOC127072346 gene encoding GRB2-associated-binding protein 2 isoform X2, with protein MEVLKTTQEIVHEGWLIKSPPTKLWRARWRKRWFALRHSGELPGQYFLEYYTDRRCRKLKGRIDLDQCEQVDAGLRFENCKQKYQFTFNVKTPKRTYYLVAESEADMNKWVAAVCQVCGLKAYTQDEEQQCQMFQYESQESPPISPTSTISGPYIPISECISGRRLNDTSSLSSGMGQGPEHYDAPRRLAPSPPRSPTTTDAESVFTDDEWTAPVPSVNWDTFPCSAESRAQNSGDAEIGSWSVRKRFGKLRIVDSSVPPAVEKLPAPPRPPKPPHMLPENPGHNYLNLDGATESSKPTTPATPAANTNAVGSVTDESYDFPRSHQPGQASEKHVYSNAAPSTMEDTRVFRYDFHEDEPPSPRSESSVTATYSNLPSPLIRDSSTAPIPPSTVAPPPPVVYRELKPGRKTSDSTSIISNEASPGTTLPTLEMSSSEHSPAEPPSINRKLKPPLNKSPIEGPLQLASPPGRGRMRAAPSPTPPMHTHSVRHQSTSDEDNNAFDDKEEIYYYQDHNNTFIPASNRRLVVLQYLDLDLEATESFASSTLPPAQSPPNTTVYKTVDFLKTEAFNRTRQRVEEERKQYNSYKEKSCLTKEV; from the exons ATGGAGGTTCTTAAAACTACTCAAGAAATCGTTCATGAAGGATGGCTCATCAAATCGCCACCTACTAAACTATGGAGAGCT CGGTGGAGGAAACGTTGGTTTGCTTTAAGACATAGCGGTGAATTACCTGGACAATACTTTTTAGAATATTATACGGATAGACGATGTAGAAAGTTGAAAGGTCGTATTGATCTCGATCAATGCGAACag GTCGATGCTGGTCTTAGGTTTGAAAATTGTAAGCAAAAGTATCAATTTACGTTCAATGTTAAGACACCAAAGAGAACTTATTATTTGGTTGCTGAAAGCGAAGCCGATATGAACAAATGGGTTGCTGCGGTTTGTCAAGTTTGTGGGTTGAAGGCTTATACTCAAGACGAGGAACAACAATGTCAAA TGTTTCAGTACGAATCCCAAGAATCACCTCCGATCTCACCAACAAGTACAATCTCTGGACCTTATATTCCTATCAGCGAATGTATATCCGGTCGTCGTCTTAATGATACCAGTTCTCTTAGTTCAGGAATGGGACAAGGACCTGAACATTATGACGCACCAAGAAGATTAGCACCTTCGCCACCAAGATCACCTACAACTACTGACGCAGAGAGTGTGTTTACGGATGACGAGTGGACTGCTCCGGTACCAAGCGTCAATTGGGATACATTTCCATGTTCAG CCGAATCAAGAGCTCAGAATTCTGGTGACGCCGAAATAGGTTCGTGGAGTGTAAGGAAGAGGTTTGGAAAGTTAAGAATCGTAGACTCGAGTGTCCCACCGGCTGTAGAAAAATTACCAGCACCTCCAAGACCACCTAAACCGCCTCACATGTTACCTGAAAATCCAGGacacaattatttaaatttggaCGGTGCAACGGAGAGTTCGAAACCTACAACACCTGCGACACCTGCTGCTAATACTAATGCAGTTGGATCAGTAACAGATGAATCCTATGATTTCCCTAGATCCCATCAACCTGGACAAGCATCGGAGAAACATGTTTATTCTAACGCTGCACCAAGTACTATGGAAGACACGCGTGTTTTTCGATATGATTTTCACGAGGATGAACCACCAAGTCCAAGATCAGAAAGTTCAGTGACTGCTACTTATTCCAATCTACCAAGTCCTTTGATACGAGATAGTAGCACTGCTCCAATACCACCATCTACGGTAGCTCCACCTCCTCCTGTAGTTTACAGGGAATTAAAACCAGGTAGAAAAACCAGCGACTCTACTTCAATTATCAGTAACGAAGCATCTCCTGGTACAACTTTGCCAACATTAGAAATGAGCTCTTCGGAACATTCACCTGCTGAACCGCCTAGTATTAATAGGAAACTTAAACCACCATTAAACAAGTCACCTATAGAAG GACCTTTACAACTTGCCTCTCCTCCTGGGAGAGGTAGAATGCGAGCAGCACCTAGTCCGACTCCTCCAATGCATACACATTCTGTTCGACATCAATCCACATCGGATGAAGATAATAATGCTTTCGATGATAAAGAGGag atatattattatcaagatcacaataatacatttattccTGCGTCAAATCGACGATTAGTCGTTTTGCAATATCTTGATCTTGATTTAGAGGCAACAGAAAGTTTTGCCTCATCGACGTTACCACCTGCCCAATCACCACCAAATACTACGGTCTACAAAActgttgattttttaaaaactgAGGCTTTCAATCGTACACGACAACgcgtagaagaagaaaggaaacaat ATAACtcttataaagagaaaagctgCCTGACGAAAGAAGTATAG
- the LOC127072346 gene encoding GRB2-associated-binding protein 2 isoform X1: MEVLKTTQEIVHEGWLIKSPPTKLWRARWRKRWFALRHSGELPGQYFLEYYTDRRCRKLKGRIDLDQCEQVDAGLRFENCKQKYQFTFNVKTPKRTYYLVAESEADMNKWVAAVCQVCGLKAYTQDEEQQCQMFQYESQESPPISPTSTISGPYIPISECISGRRLNDTSSLSSGMGQGPEHYDAPRRLAPSPPRSPTTTDAESVFTDDEWTAPVPSVNWDTFPCSAESRAQNSGDAEIGSWSVRKRFGKLRIVDSSVPPAVEKLPAPPRPPKPPHMLPENPGHNYLNLDGATESSKPTTPATPAANTNAVGSVTDESYDFPRSHQPGQASEKHVYSNAAPSTMEDTRVFRYDFHEDEPPSPRSESSVTATYSNLPSPLIRDSSTAPIPPSTVAPPPPVVYRELKPGRKTSDSTSIISNEASPGTTLPTLEMSSSEHSPAEPPSINRKLKPPLNKSPIEGPLQLASPPGRGRMRAAPSPTPPMHTHSVRHQSTSDEDNNAFDDKEEIYYYQDHNNTFIPASNRRLVVLQYLDLDLEATESFASSTLPPAQSPPNTTVYKTVDFLKTEAFNRTRQRVEEERKQYCETNSAVLIAKEKNKAYFLFRTKTN, translated from the exons ATGGAGGTTCTTAAAACTACTCAAGAAATCGTTCATGAAGGATGGCTCATCAAATCGCCACCTACTAAACTATGGAGAGCT CGGTGGAGGAAACGTTGGTTTGCTTTAAGACATAGCGGTGAATTACCTGGACAATACTTTTTAGAATATTATACGGATAGACGATGTAGAAAGTTGAAAGGTCGTATTGATCTCGATCAATGCGAACag GTCGATGCTGGTCTTAGGTTTGAAAATTGTAAGCAAAAGTATCAATTTACGTTCAATGTTAAGACACCAAAGAGAACTTATTATTTGGTTGCTGAAAGCGAAGCCGATATGAACAAATGGGTTGCTGCGGTTTGTCAAGTTTGTGGGTTGAAGGCTTATACTCAAGACGAGGAACAACAATGTCAAA TGTTTCAGTACGAATCCCAAGAATCACCTCCGATCTCACCAACAAGTACAATCTCTGGACCTTATATTCCTATCAGCGAATGTATATCCGGTCGTCGTCTTAATGATACCAGTTCTCTTAGTTCAGGAATGGGACAAGGACCTGAACATTATGACGCACCAAGAAGATTAGCACCTTCGCCACCAAGATCACCTACAACTACTGACGCAGAGAGTGTGTTTACGGATGACGAGTGGACTGCTCCGGTACCAAGCGTCAATTGGGATACATTTCCATGTTCAG CCGAATCAAGAGCTCAGAATTCTGGTGACGCCGAAATAGGTTCGTGGAGTGTAAGGAAGAGGTTTGGAAAGTTAAGAATCGTAGACTCGAGTGTCCCACCGGCTGTAGAAAAATTACCAGCACCTCCAAGACCACCTAAACCGCCTCACATGTTACCTGAAAATCCAGGacacaattatttaaatttggaCGGTGCAACGGAGAGTTCGAAACCTACAACACCTGCGACACCTGCTGCTAATACTAATGCAGTTGGATCAGTAACAGATGAATCCTATGATTTCCCTAGATCCCATCAACCTGGACAAGCATCGGAGAAACATGTTTATTCTAACGCTGCACCAAGTACTATGGAAGACACGCGTGTTTTTCGATATGATTTTCACGAGGATGAACCACCAAGTCCAAGATCAGAAAGTTCAGTGACTGCTACTTATTCCAATCTACCAAGTCCTTTGATACGAGATAGTAGCACTGCTCCAATACCACCATCTACGGTAGCTCCACCTCCTCCTGTAGTTTACAGGGAATTAAAACCAGGTAGAAAAACCAGCGACTCTACTTCAATTATCAGTAACGAAGCATCTCCTGGTACAACTTTGCCAACATTAGAAATGAGCTCTTCGGAACATTCACCTGCTGAACCGCCTAGTATTAATAGGAAACTTAAACCACCATTAAACAAGTCACCTATAGAAG GACCTTTACAACTTGCCTCTCCTCCTGGGAGAGGTAGAATGCGAGCAGCACCTAGTCCGACTCCTCCAATGCATACACATTCTGTTCGACATCAATCCACATCGGATGAAGATAATAATGCTTTCGATGATAAAGAGGag atatattattatcaagatcacaataatacatttattccTGCGTCAAATCGACGATTAGTCGTTTTGCAATATCTTGATCTTGATTTAGAGGCAACAGAAAGTTTTGCCTCATCGACGTTACCACCTGCCCAATCACCACCAAATACTACGGTCTACAAAActgttgattttttaaaaactgAGGCTTTCAATCGTACACGACAACgcgtagaagaagaaaggaaacaat actgcGAAACAAACAGCGCAGTACTTattgcgaaagagaaaaacaaagctTACTTTTTATTCCGTACCAAAACTAATTAA